Below is a window of Heterodontus francisci isolate sHetFra1 chromosome 20, sHetFra1.hap1, whole genome shotgun sequence DNA.
taagagtgaCCAGGTCTCGTCTGGCCATTTTATCTACCTTGCCAGTTTCGCAAATGACACAaagaattcttccacatcttcctcattgaattttgggattaattgagcgagttttaacaattttgtatccaaccctgaattctgctcctccatattggacatgctttcactggggttactctgtcgccccctagctaacccaagcctcttcagttctctctctttggattctttctggaatattctttctctctcctgcctttcattctcttcacgtCCCTTTTGgaagcctctctctttctcttcaccttccttctggaaggctctctctttctccctttcctgcctctctctctctttttcctctaattcaagtttcctttgttccaactgtaactttgctagcaataccctgtctgggtctgcttctaaccctgcttctgcttcttcagattcaagggaaaaatagttggccactagcctaaggagttcagacttcctagtcttgccacgtactgctcactgctcagccatttttctcaactcctccatagacagtgcttttaacttatcccaagttacttcaccctggcttgaagaGCTACTTGttttagttgcagacatgttagtattcaatcatacacaaacacaagaaaacctgtattaatcttgctcttttttgattgggaacaatttggcttcccacttccaatttatcTCTTTTGTCTGTGAGTAAAATTCCGGATGCGAGCACACAAATTTCTGTTGCCaccagctgagaaaggtgtctaggggtcttttcagcattcacttggtcttattgtaacagggtttaatttttaaacacactgtgttttgagctcccccttggtgaatccttgttcactgctttctaattataaggtaaagaaatgagcacaaacaggctttcttaggtttaaagaagaaaaatgaaatttattaaaccttaaactctaatttggttaatgcctacgaatacatgccgtgccccatactagcatgcatacgcgatacacacatgcaaatagggacagaaaagagaagaataataaaatggagaggtttgaggcaatatcagaagagtttcttgttactgtactttgagctcactgtagaccttttgtaggtaattcttgcttttcgttggggcccagtattcttcttaaaccttgttcactgtcggagacgtttctctcttggggttcatatgtctttaatggtttccgaagctggtgagagtgagatgagaacagacaggagagaggtgttctcagtctaggagcaaacagctttctgacttcaaattccctgtgacaagttcaaattcaaaaaaactccaacagtcagttagtcatgtgactaaactggtctgaccaggtctgtttgtgtattcggccattttagcagttaacctggaatgctagcatctccaccttcaacgtctgggaatcaaaagtccattgtggattaaattggagcagggagtggcccctttgtccgttcCAAGAACTGTCTCTTACTATGCAAcaaaggtctttctggcgaggggcctgccaataggccctcttttcttcccagcaacaatcttcagttttaatgttcatgtggcgaaataaagtgcgcctgattcttggcaggtgggggcctgcatgaaagTAATCAATGCTAGCCTTGGtagcaatgctcatatcccatggaCGAATAAGAAAAATGCCTGGTGTTCCACATATCCCAGTGCCACCtggtgtctctgtatctctcaatgCTACCCAGTGCCTCTGTATCTCCCAGTACcacccagtgtctctgtatctcctGGTGCCACCTGCTGTCTCTATATATCCCGGTGtcacccgctgtctctgtatctcccagTGCCGCCCAGTGCCTCTATGTCTCCCAGTGCTATCCTGTGTCTCTGTATCTCCCAGTGTCACCGCATATCCCGGTGTCTCTGTATATCCCAGTACCACACAGTGACTGTCTCTCCCAGTACCACCCAGTATCTCTGTATCTCCTAGTGCCACCCAGTGTCTCCATATCTCCAAGTGCcacccagtgtctctgtatctcccAGTGTTACCCGATGCCTCCGTATCTTCCAGTGCCACCCGGTGTCACTGTATATTCCCATGTCACCCAATGTCTCCGTATCTCCCAGTGCCACCCGGTGTCACTGTATctcccagtgtctctgtatctcctGGTGTCACCCAGCGTCTCTGTATCTCCCAGTGCCAGCGTGTCTCCCAGTGCCATCCGGTGTCACTGTATCTCCCAGTGTCACCCAGAGTCTCCATTTATCCCAGTGCCAGCCGGTGTCTGTGTCTCCTGGTATCTCTGTGTCTCCCAGTGCCACCCAGTGTCTGTCTCTCACAgtgccactctctgtctcctggtgtCTCTGCATCTCCCAGTGCCACCCAGCATCTCTGTGTCTCCTGGTGTCGCTGCATCTCCCAGTGCCACCCAGTGTCTCTGGAGTCTCTGCATCTCCCAGTGCCACTGTGTCTCCCAGTGCCACCCATTATCTCTGTGTCTCCCGGTGTCTCTGCATCTCCCAGTGCCACCCAGTGTCTATGTGTCTCCCGGTGTCTCTGCGTCTCCCAGTGCCATCCAGTGTCTATGTGTCTCCCGTCTCCCAGTGCCACCCAGTGTCTATGTGTCTCCTGGTCTCCCAGTGCCACCCAGTGTCTAGGTGTCTCCTGTTCTCCCAGCGCCACCCAGTGTCTAGGTGTCTCCTGGTCTCCCAGTGCCACCCAGTGTCTATGTGTCTCCTGGTCTCCCAGTGCCACCCAGTGTCTAGGTGTCCCCTGGTCTCCCAGTGCCACCCAGTGTCTAGGTGTCTCCTGGTCTCCCAGTGCCACCCAGTGTCTAGGTGTCTCCCGGTGCCACTCTTTGTCACCTGGTGTCTCCCAGTGCCCAGCTGTTTCCGGATGTGCTCTGTAGTTCGTTGTGGAGCTGAGCCGGGCCGGGCGAAGTTGAGCTGGTCTGGGCCGCTGTGTCCGGGTCGTGCCGGGCGGAGCTGAGCTGAGCTCAGTTCAGGAGGGCTGGGCCGCAGTGTCTGGGTCGGGCTCGTATGCGGAAGCTGTGTTTGCTGTGCTGTGACCGGGCTCATGTGTCACCGGCTCGGTGCTGAAATGCTGCAGGCTCCGTGGCTCCGGGTGAGCCGAGCGAGAACGGGACCGGGTGCAGTCAGAACAGGCAGCCGGGGCTCGCTACTCATCCTGTGGGTTTGCCTCAGGTTCTGCGCCGCCTCTTCCGTCCGATCCCCCTGGGCTGAATATTACGGCACCAAGTCCCAGTATGAGAGGCTGAGCGGCGTCCCGCAGCATGACACTGACTGGCTGGCACCTGCCAACTGCACCATCTTGCAGGTCAATGCTCTAATCCGGCATGGCACCAGATACCCCACCAGGAAGAATGTGCCCCGCATGGTGGAGATCCACCAGCTGATCAGGGAGCAGGGTGACCCAGGCAGCAGCCTGGTGCAGGCTCTCGCAGGCTGGCACATGTGGTACAACGAGCGGATGGATGGCAACCTGCACCCACTGGGCATCTCCGAAATGGTCAAGTTGGCCAAACGATTGGCCGCCAGGTTCCCTGCCCTCTTCACTACACAGAGTTACAGAGAGAAGAGGTTCAAGTTTTTGACCAGCTCCAAACACAGGTGTGTCAATAGTACCAAGTCTTTCATCCAAGGGCTGGAGAGTTACCTGGACCTGCGAGACCAGGCAGGAGGACAATGGGAGGTCAATGATGGGCTATTGCGGTTTTTTGATCACTGTCAAAAGTTCATAAACCTGGTGGAAAACAATGACACAGCTCTGCATCAAGTGGAAATATTCAAGAAGGGTCCAAAGATGAAAAGAGTAATGAGTAACATGGCAAAAAAGCTTGGCATCTCACCAGAGGCTATAACTGCCCGTAAGTACAACTAATTGACCCGCTTTAAATAAATGCTTTAGACTTTTTAGTTGATACAATGAGGGCAGTTGCAATAACAGATTAATGCCACTAATGTGATATCAATTTTTGTGTAACTACCAATGTGATGCCATGTTTCCTTGTGACTACTTTCAATACGGTGGGTCAGGTATTACTAAGCTAATGAAAATAAATTAACAAACCAGAATGATCCCCCAAAACAAGTGTTTTCCCTACAACCCACAATTCACCCTGTTATAAATCTGCATTAAGTTCTTtatgaattattttttaaaatgtaattgGCAATTGATATTACTGCACTATTTTCAGATTTCAACAAACAACTCACACTATGGTAACCTTCTTAATCCCAACACCAACTGTCAGCTAAACAATATTGGGAATGCTAAAAAATCCAGTCCCAGGCTTTAGGCCTATCTTCAATAGCCCCCTCAATATCTTTTTAACTCAGAAGGAAGACAAATCAGAGAAAAAACAATTACATAACAGTTGCAACTGTCATGGCTTGCTTGATTATGCATGTTGCTGTTTAATATTTTGTTTGCTTAATTTTTGGTCACAGGCCCATAAATAGAACACTACACAAATTGTTATTTAAAAAACTTGTCAGCCGAAGACTCTCCTGACTTTCTTGCTCATGTGGTTCTTGCATATTCTCTAACATGTAAAGCAGTATTCCTGCAGTTAATTTTGTTGTGTCCATTTGTGCAATTAAATGCATTTGAATATACTTAGCTAAAATGTATAACTGAGGATTCGCAGCACACtgaggttcatctgctgtctttttgacattatttgctacagtcttttttaaaaaaacaaattgttTTCCTCCGATGCCACAATGTCTGTCTATTTAAGTTGTAAGAATATTTTAGCTTGCGAACTGTGTAGATTATCAAATTCAATTCTCAAGCTACAGAAGTGTCTCCATTTAGTGGGGTTTTGGCACAAATCCTATTATGAAGTAAGGCTTGTGGAACCTGGTAATCATTTTCCAGCCATCCATCATGAGTTGAAACTGCCAGTtctccagtggaaataatctcaatGTGTAATTTTCCCCTCAGGGGAAAcactttttaaaatcaaaatatcAAGATGCAGAATGCCACCAAGGTTGAAAAGAATAAAAGGGGTGAGTCAGGAACTAGGGATTCAGTGACATTAAGCTCAGGTTTTAAAAGCTTTTAATTTGTTGGAGGAATGAAAGATTGAGAGGGGTACAAAGTTTAACAGCTTTTGGAATCTTGGGAAAAGAGTGAGTTGGAGTAGGAGAGAATGCAGTTCAGTCTTCATTTTGGAAGAATAGAGGGCAAAGTGAgtgttggatggtgtgttttgagtTTCGATCATCACTGCTATCAAGAACATTGCAATGTAGGGTTATGAAAGCAGAAATAATCGCATTACTAATCATGCTGCTTCTGTTGGTTGCATATCCTACAACTAAATAGTTAATCTGTTCTATTGACTGAGATATAAAGACTGTAATGCATGTGATATGCATATGACTACAGACAGTGCTTATTATCTTACACAGTTTAAGAAGTTTATTTTGTGTTGGTGAGATGTATTACAtaagagtctacagcacagaaacaggccctttggcctaactGATTGTGCCAGCattaatgctccacatgagcctcctcacacccctcattatctaaccctatcagcattttGTCATATTCTTTTCTCCCTCCCATGTCTGTTTAGCTTTGCCTTAAATGCACATATAACAAGCAGCTGGCCTATATTTCCACGAGTAACCTGgagtttaaaaataaatagttttcACTCCCCTGGCAAGCTGTAACCATGGCAACTTCCTCAGTATGGCTGCCTGTGTTGATTCATTAACAGTACAGAAACACTCATGTGCTGCAAAACTGACTCATCAAAAGGTATTTAAATAAAATAGAACTAGTCTTCCAATCAAAACCGGGCCCTGGTTACCAGTTGCACAATGACTTCACTACTGTGAAATACTGCTACACAATACTCCACGTGACATTACAGAAAAGCTACCAATGTGGATTAAAAAATAATCTGCACATCCAAATAAATACTGCATATGACATTGTTGTACCCATCTTTATCCGACAAGTGAAGAGGATTTCTGTTAAGTTGTTCCTGCTAACTCTTTGCCCAGCAGGTGGATGACGCGAACCATTACATCTCAGAGTGTGGAGTGAGGGATGAACATGGTTTGAAAGCTCAGTCCTCATTCTGACCCATGCACAATGGGGAGGGGCAAAGTGTAGGCTTGGCTGTTTCCTGGGAGAGGAGACTGATATGATGGCACACTTCTTCCACATGGCCATGCAGAATTTATCTTATGATTGACTCTGTCCCACCCTTTTAATCTCCTGAGCTAAGATTCTGCATAAATGCATACTGATCCCCAAAGGAAACAAGGCAAAATTTCAGAATACTCCGTACCTGCTCCCTCCAGGATCACTCTCCCAAACACCACTCATGGCTGCAGTCCCCGCAGGGGACAAAGCATTGTGTCTGTCCCATGCTGTAGTAGATCTCAGCCAAAAACACACTTCTCTGTTTTAAAAGGAGTTTCAACATGCCACAGAAGTCTGCCCGAATTCAATCCTTCACTATGCTCAATGGTTGGGCAACTTGGCAGACTGCTTTTGCTATATTTTTTAAGGCATGCTCGCTCACATTGAAAGTGAAGCTTAGAGTATATATTAGATCAGTCAGAGATTAAAGTGATTAATGCATTGCGTACTGGAGTGGGCACAGTGTTTGTAGTCATTGTTCTCGTACGGTATGTTCCCAATCTTGGCCAGAAAGAGATGTCAAGTGGAGGTTAGACATTCCCTTAAAGAGGAGCATGAGTAACATTTAGGTGGTGCCAAATCACTCTCCTGAACTTAGTGCTGGCTTTAAAAATCTAATGGGGCATATTTTTCCATGTTCACTGGGAAACTATCACTTGTTGCTGAATAAGCTtcaattgacctgaaacgttaactctgtttctctttccacagatgctgcctaacctgcgttttctgtttttctttcaactGAGAGAATTTTTAGTTTAGCACTTGATCCCAAACATGGTGGCATTGTGCATATCTGAACATTGCATGACAATGTTCCATGTTTTGGCATCTATGGTTAACCTTAGTTATAGTAACAGAATCAGGAGAAGGAACCTGAACTGATACTTTTTCTCTCCCAAATGCAGAACACTGAGGCGAATTGTACCCTGAGCCTCCATATAATAGCTCTGCATGGGATCAGAGAACTGGGTAAAAATCAGAGATGCCACATGTCTCCCTGGTCATTATGGCTCAACTGCTCTCTGTGCAAATCCAGGGGAGCACTTttagcatggcctccttctgtgctgtgataaCTCTGTAACTCCAGTTTTCCTGTGTGAATATCATCAACAGTTTGGCTAATCCAAAGTGTCATTTAACAAAGCCAACTGCAACATGGAAGCAGCAGAGGAATACCAGGAGTGGAGACTCTCAGGCTGATAGCTGCCATTTCCGTAGCACCTTTTAGTCCTGTGCATTCTTTACTGCTTCTTGGAGAGTGCAATGTGATTTTGTGTATAGAATCTATATGTTACTTTTTTAGCATTACTTTGTAGTCCCATGTGTACTTTAATTTGAGTTCTATTGTTTCCATGCACTCAGTGTTTGCAATGAATTATGAAAATATGTTAAAGGTCCACAGAAGTTTTAGCCCAGTGCTGGAATGCCTTTTAGTGATTTCTTCCAGCTTGCTAAAAGCTGGGTGCTGAACACAGGAGAACTATATTCCTCTAAAAGTCAAGAACAAACCAGCCAATAATGGAACACCATGATTGAATAGAGATAAAGGTAAAACTGAAACTGAAGTAAAAAAGCACAAACAAAGGATGTAAACAATAAAAGAGAGGATGACAAAAGCGGATACAAAGAGGAAAGAAGTCAAAAAAaatttgcaaggcaaagaaattaaattatcaaggactaTAAAAATATAGAGTGAAATATTCTACAGATACATAAATAATGAAAGAAAAATCAGGAGTTGGGCCAGTAAGCAATGAACAAGATAAACTTACAGGCAATGACAGCGAAATGGTAGAAATATTGAATAGTTACTTTGCCTCAGGGTTTACCAGGGAGACTAACAACAGTGGACATGACATTAGAAGAAGAGAACAAAAAAATTCtaaagacatttaagatagaaaggggaTATTTAATTGATACACTAATCAAACttagagaggataaaacccctgaTCGAGATGGATTGCATCCAGCATATTGAAAGAAGTTAGGAAGAAATAGAGGCAGTATTACATATATATAAAAAGTCATGAGAAAAGGTACTAGTGCCATAGGACTGACTGACAGCTAATGTGATTCATTTACTTAAAAAAAGGGAAATTGAACAAGACCGGGGACTGTAGATTCTATGAGcttaacatcagtagtaggaaagataatggaatattTACTAGAAGTTGTAATTGAAGAACATGTAAAAACTGAAAATATACTAAAGAGTAATCAGCAGAGATTTCAAAAGAGAGGGTCATGCtcaaccaaccttattgaattcttagaagaagtaacagaaagggtagatatGGGTAATCCAGTTGAGTCAGGATTTGATGAGCTCAAGTATCTTGGAGGGCTGtgaggctggagcagattacagagacaaGGAGGGTGACAGCatggagagaattccaggatttgtgattttttaaaaaagcccactgaaaaccccaaacctgTCCTGAGTTTGGAAGCCGCTGTTGCCGCAATAAACACCTGTCAGCTGGGAAACGAACAGCTGTGAATTttgaccaatcacaaagcagctctggggagagttcactctctccacaactgtcagtgagagagaggagggagggagagaggtgtGGGAGAgaggtttggggggtggggagggagagagagagagaggtgggggaacgagagagaggtgggagagagagagaggggagggattgagagagggaagggatagagagagaggagggagagagcgaggagtgagggggagggagagagtgagaggtggggggagagagagagagagaggtggaggggggagagagaggtggaggtgggagagagaggggggagggacagagagcgaggtgggagggggagggagagagcgaggagggagggggagggagagagcgaggagggagagagagagcgaggagggagggggagagatagagagcaaggaggaagagagaggaagaggtgggagagagaggagggacagaaagagggggcgaagagaggggagatggatggacacacaGCGAGGAAAGAAAGGGGTGAGAgtcaaagggggagagagagatggacgcaCGGGctagagaggggtgagagatggacacagagaggggagagagggattgacacagggaaagagagaacgagaggagagggaaagagatcAAGATTCTCCGCATCGCTATATCAAGTGTGCTGGCAGcattgactgcttgtgcaagcaaaaacactgCAATGTATGTAACTAAGTAGgaagaaatgcattttaaatcagaCTGTACTTTGATGGCATTCGGTTgactttatatacaaattaattgcccccatgtccatggctgaggcaataattttgtcaaatgtctgtggtgcaacatgttggtgcctatccctggaagTGATGTTTCACAAGGATCGATGCTGCGACCAtgattcagaatcacagaattgttacagcgcaaaaggaggccatttggcccatcgtgtctgcacggctctccaaatgagcaattcacctaatgccattcccctgccttctccccttgaccctgcacattcttccttttcagataagtctaattctcttttgaatacctcgattgaacctgcctccaccacactctcaggcagtgcattccagaacctaaccactcgctgcatgaaggaagcttttcctcatgtcactttacttgtacttctttcaatgtagtatactgtattcgttgctcacaatgtggtctcctctacattggggagaccaagtgcagactgggtgaccgttttgcggaacacctccgctcggtccgcaagcaggaccctgagcttccggttgcttgccatttcaacactcccccctgctctcatgctcacatc
It encodes the following:
- the minpp1b gene encoding multiple inositol polyphosphate phosphatase 1b isoform X1; this translates as MCHRLGAEMLQAPWLRVSRARTGPGAVRTGSRGSLLILWVCLRFCAASSVRSPWAEYYGTKSQYERLSGVPQHDTDWLAPANCTILQVNALIRHGTRYPTRKNVPRMVEIHQLIREQGDPGSSLVQALAGWHMWYNERMDGNLHPLGISEMVKLAKRLAARFPALFTTQSYREKRFKFLTSSKHRCVNSTKSFIQGLESYLDLRDQAGGQWEVNDGLLRFFDHCQKFINLVENNDTALHQVEIFKKGPKMKRVMSNMAKKLGISPEAITAHMVEATFYLCTYEFILKGIVSPWCDLLDEEDVEVLEYLGDLKQYWKRSYGYKINGLSSYKLFQDIFQYMDQTIEENERNQSISHTVVLRFGHAETLLPVLTLMGYFKDEYPLLANNFEEQKNRKFKSGRISPFAANLILVLYQCNKAQGLEEKYKLQLFLNEKPLPFPHSGNLVADYEEVKNCYQHLIEALKFSNVCDDLSYFHFIFFLFLLLLFIVYH
- the minpp1b gene encoding multiple inositol polyphosphate phosphatase 1b isoform X2; this translates as MCHRLGAEMLQAPWLRVSRARTGPGAVRTGSRGSLLILWVCLRFCAASSVRSPWAEYYGTKSQYERLSGVPQHDTDWLAPANCTILQVNALIRHGTRYPTRKNVPRMVEIHQLIREQGDPGSSLVQALAGWHMWYNERMDGNLHPLGISEMVKLAKRLAARFPALFTTQSYREKRFKFLTSSKHRCVNSTKSFIQGLESYLDLRDQAGGQWEVNDGLLRFFDHCQKFINLVENNDTALHQVEIFKKGPKMKRVMSNMAKKLGISPEAITAHMVEATFYLCTYEFILKGIVSPWCDLLDEEDVEVLEYLGDLKQYWKRSYGYKINGLSSYKLFQDIFQYMDQTIEENERNQSISHTVVLRFGHAETLLPVLTLMGYFKDEYPLLANNFEEQKNRKFKSGRISPFAANLILVLYQCNKAQGLEEKYKLQLFLNEKPLPFPHSGNLVADYEEVKNCYQHLIEALKFSNVCV